A stretch of the Tardiphaga sp. 709 genome encodes the following:
- a CDS encoding ligase-associated DNA damage response DEXH box helicase — protein sequence MPPSRQPAAADLPRKGGGKKAAPALAGSAPSKVVSTGRTVQRTGGLHTLYISPLKALAVDIARNLETPIAEMQLPIKVETRTGDTPVSRRARQRRYPPDILLTTPEQLALLLSSDDAPFLFSSLKRVVLDELHALVTSKRGDLLSLGLARLWKLAPEMRAIGLSATVAEPESLARFLVPQPVGESVSADIVIAGGAAEPVVEMLDTKERLPWAGHSARHALGEIYDLIKANKTTLVFVNTRSQAEMLFQDLWRMNDDGLAIALHHGSLDVAQRRKVEDAMSAGKLRGVVCTSSLDLGVDWGDVDLVINVGAPKGASRLMQRIGRANHRIDEASRAVLVPANRFEVLECRVAIDAVAENAQDTPPLRTGSLDVLAQHVLGCACGAPFRADDLYDEVRSAAPYAELSRVDFDDTVEFVASGGYALKIYERFARIKQDASGKWRVTNPKVRQMYRMNVGTIVEDTMLKVRLVRGGSGKGKKGVTGVLARGGRMLGQIEEYFIEGLVVGDTFVFGGEVVRYESLVEDQVYVSRAHDKDAKVPSYMGGKFPLSTYLAERVRKLLDDERAWKGLPDQVREWLLLQAHVSHVPGTRELMVETFPRADKHYLVCYPFEGRLAHQTLGMLLTRRLERARARPLGFVANEYALAIWGLGDTSHMIRQGRLDLAALFDPDMLGDDLEAWLAESALMKRTFRTCAVISGLIHMRFTGEEKSRRQVLFSTDLIYDVLRKHQPDHVLLRAARADAATGLLDIRRLSDMLTRIQGRIIHRELDRVSPLAVPVMLEIGREAVYGEASDELLAEAAEELVKEAAGFEEMGS from the coding sequence ATACCCCCCTCCCGGCAGCCTGCGGCTGCCGACCTCCCCCGCAAGGGGGGAGGTAAGAAAGCAGCACCTGCGCTTGCCGGAAGCGCGCCGAGCAAGGTGGTCTCCACCGGCCGCACCGTTCAGCGCACCGGTGGCCTGCACACGCTCTACATTTCCCCGCTGAAAGCCCTCGCCGTCGACATCGCGCGCAATCTGGAAACGCCGATCGCGGAGATGCAGCTGCCGATCAAGGTCGAGACGCGCACAGGCGACACGCCGGTGTCGCGCCGGGCGCGGCAGCGGCGCTATCCGCCTGATATCCTGCTGACCACGCCGGAACAGCTGGCGCTGCTGTTGTCGTCCGACGACGCGCCGTTTCTGTTCTCGTCACTCAAGCGCGTTGTGCTCGACGAATTGCATGCGCTGGTGACGTCGAAGCGCGGGGATCTGCTGTCGCTCGGCCTTGCGCGGCTGTGGAAGCTTGCGCCTGAGATGCGGGCCATCGGCCTGTCGGCGACGGTCGCCGAGCCGGAATCGCTGGCGCGTTTCCTCGTGCCGCAGCCCGTTGGTGAAAGCGTTTCCGCCGATATCGTCATCGCCGGCGGCGCGGCCGAGCCGGTCGTCGAAATGCTCGACACCAAGGAACGGTTGCCCTGGGCCGGCCATTCCGCGCGCCATGCACTCGGCGAGATCTACGATCTCATCAAGGCCAACAAGACGACGCTGGTCTTCGTCAATACGCGCAGCCAGGCCGAGATGCTGTTCCAGGATCTCTGGCGCATGAATGACGACGGTCTTGCTATCGCGCTGCATCACGGCTCCCTCGACGTCGCGCAGCGCCGCAAGGTCGAGGACGCGATGTCCGCCGGTAAGTTACGCGGCGTGGTCTGTACCTCGTCGCTCGATCTCGGCGTCGACTGGGGCGATGTCGATCTCGTCATCAACGTCGGCGCGCCCAAGGGCGCATCGCGGCTGATGCAGCGGATCGGCCGCGCCAATCACCGGATCGACGAAGCTTCACGCGCAGTGCTGGTGCCGGCCAATCGTTTCGAGGTGCTCGAATGTCGCGTCGCCATCGATGCCGTTGCCGAGAATGCACAGGACACGCCGCCGCTGCGGACTGGCTCGCTCGATGTGCTGGCGCAGCACGTACTCGGCTGTGCCTGCGGCGCACCGTTTCGCGCCGACGATCTCTATGACGAAGTGCGCTCGGCGGCGCCTTACGCCGAACTGTCGCGTGTCGATTTCGACGACACAGTAGAGTTCGTGGCGTCCGGCGGCTATGCGCTGAAAATCTATGAGCGCTTCGCCCGTATCAAGCAGGACGCTTCGGGCAAATGGCGCGTCACCAATCCCAAGGTACGCCAGATGTATCGCATGAATGTCGGCACCATCGTCGAGGATACGATGCTGAAGGTGCGGCTGGTGCGCGGAGGCAGCGGAAAAGGCAAAAAGGGTGTCACTGGTGTACTGGCGCGCGGGGGACGCATGCTCGGCCAGATCGAGGAATATTTCATCGAAGGCCTTGTCGTCGGCGACACATTCGTGTTCGGCGGCGAGGTCGTTCGCTACGAATCCCTGGTCGAGGATCAGGTCTATGTTTCGCGCGCCCATGACAAGGACGCGAAAGTGCCGTCCTATATGGGCGGCAAGTTTCCGCTCTCGACCTACCTCGCCGAACGCGTGCGAAAGCTGCTGGACGATGAGCGTGCCTGGAAAGGCCTGCCCGACCAGGTCCGTGAATGGTTGTTGCTGCAGGCCCATGTCTCGCATGTGCCGGGCACGCGCGAGCTGATGGTCGAGACCTTTCCGCGCGCCGACAAGCATTACCTCGTTTGCTATCCGTTCGAAGGCCGCCTCGCGCATCAGACGCTGGGCATGCTGCTGACGCGCCGGCTTGAACGCGCCCGCGCGCGGCCGCTGGGCTTCGTTGCCAATGAATATGCGCTGGCGATATGGGGCCTTGGCGACACGTCGCACATGATCAGGCAGGGCAGGCTCGATCTCGCCGCTTTGTTCGATCCCGACATGCTCGGCGACGATCTTGAAGCCTGGCTCGCGGAATCGGCGCTGATGAAGCGGACGTTCCGCACCTGCGCGGTTATCTCGGGGCTGATTCATATGCGTTTCACCGGCGAGGAGAAATCGCGCCGCCAGGTGCTGTTCTCCACGGATCTGATCTATGACGTACTGCGCAAGCATCAGCCCGATCATGTGCTGCTGCGCGCCGCGCGTGCCGATGCGGCGACGGGATTGCTGGACATTCGGCGATTGAGCGACATGCTGACGCGGATTCAGGGCCGCATCATTCACCGGGAACTCGACCGCGTGTCGCCGCTGGCGGTCCCGGTGATGCTGGAAATCGGCCGTGAAGCGGTATACGGCGAGGCGTCCGACGAGCTCCTGGCAGAAGCCGCCGAGGAACTCGTGAAAGAGGCGGCAGGATTCGAAGAGATGGGATCGTAA
- the pdeM gene encoding ligase-associated DNA damage response endonuclease PdeM, which translates to MHAETITVDMSTVSIAGVTLAADLSGALYWEEQKLLVVSDLHLEKGSSYANRGVLLPPYDTIATLGRLGAVIARHDPRIVIALGDSFHDRDAHERLSPANRDLLSALQMRRDWIWISGNHDPALPPDLGGTGADEVAIGPVTFRHEPTGAAGEIAGHLHPKARVSTRGRAVERRCFASDGTRAVMPAFGAYTGGLNIRDAAFAKIFQTLGFVAHVLGDRRMHAIAASRCC; encoded by the coding sequence ATGCACGCTGAGACCATCACCGTCGATATGAGCACCGTCAGCATCGCCGGCGTCACGCTGGCTGCGGATCTGTCGGGCGCCTTGTATTGGGAAGAGCAGAAACTTCTCGTGGTGTCCGACCTGCATCTCGAAAAGGGCTCGAGCTATGCCAATCGCGGCGTGCTGCTGCCGCCCTACGATACGATAGCAACACTCGGTCGCCTCGGTGCGGTGATCGCGCGTCACGATCCGCGCATCGTGATTGCGCTCGGCGACAGTTTCCACGATCGCGATGCCCATGAGCGGTTGTCGCCGGCCAATCGCGACCTGCTGTCCGCCTTGCAGATGCGCCGTGACTGGATCTGGATATCAGGCAATCACGATCCCGCGCTGCCGCCTGATCTCGGCGGCACCGGCGCAGACGAGGTCGCCATCGGCCCGGTCACCTTCCGTCATGAACCCACCGGTGCTGCAGGCGAGATTGCCGGTCACCTGCATCCAAAGGCGCGTGTCAGCACCCGCGGTCGCGCGGTCGAACGTCGTTGCTTTGCCAGCGACGGCACCCGCGCGGTGATGCCGGCCTTCGGCGCCTATACTGGCGGGCTCAACATCCGCGACGCGGCCTTCGCGAAAATCTTCCAGACCCTCGGCTTCGTTGCCCATGTGCTCGGCGACCGACGTATGCACGCGATCGCGGCCTCGCGCTGTTGCTAG
- a CDS encoding ureidoglycolate lyase → MPTSNAVTVEALSPTSFEPFGWVLGKPDPLRTNPVGFYSPASDFWHEHFFDPGTGGNTEVLWVEYRDNNPLVSKLEVHHLTQQAVVPLTNEIVQVLCLSGANQTPDLSTLRAYRLSPGVGICMRPGVWHATRADNATCLMLTRGSTTEDLIDHLVNDRPAKESTISEITPVRLNTDG, encoded by the coding sequence ATGCCGACATCCAACGCTGTTACTGTTGAGGCTCTGAGTCCCACATCGTTCGAGCCATTCGGGTGGGTGCTCGGCAAACCTGATCCGCTGAGGACAAACCCGGTCGGCTTTTACAGCCCAGCCAGCGATTTCTGGCACGAACACTTCTTTGATCCCGGCACGGGAGGCAACACCGAGGTCTTGTGGGTCGAGTATCGTGACAACAATCCGCTTGTCTCAAAGCTTGAAGTCCATCACCTGACCCAACAGGCGGTCGTGCCGCTCACGAACGAGATCGTTCAAGTCCTTTGTTTGAGTGGCGCAAACCAGACGCCTGACCTGTCGACCCTCCGAGCGTATCGCTTGTCTCCTGGCGTCGGAATCTGCATGCGTCCCGGCGTTTGGCACGCAACGCGCGCCGACAATGCGACCTGCCTGATGCTGACCCGAGGCTCGACGACTGAGGATCTTATCGACCATCTCGTCAATGATCGGCCGGCGAAGGAGTCCACCATCTCGGAGATCACACCCGTTCGCCTCAACACAGACGGTTAG
- a CDS encoding LysR substrate-binding domain-containing protein, whose protein sequence is MLDLELLRSFVSVVDARGFTRAGERVHRTQSTVSQQIKRLEEDIGQPLLNRTGKDVTPTEAGERLLSYARRLLALAEEARDVLARPTNEGAVRLGIPEDFAAYRLTELLANFSRSRPGLRLDVRADQSTYLRRDLERGELDLALFKRAAGEKGGIAVWPERIHWVTSKAHPIDPAIRSVPLIGFPAGCLYRTRAIHAIEAAGRSWHMAYTSSGLAGIQAAVAAGLGLSILSDMAIQADHRILTAKEGFAPIDQTEVTLMAAPDASPATLRLADHLAEFCDTVQAKAA, encoded by the coding sequence ATGCTGGATCTCGAACTCCTGCGCAGCTTCGTCTCGGTGGTCGATGCCCGCGGCTTTACCCGCGCCGGCGAGCGCGTTCACCGCACCCAATCCACCGTCAGCCAGCAGATCAAGCGACTGGAAGAGGATATCGGCCAGCCGCTGCTGAACCGCACCGGCAAGGACGTGACCCCGACCGAAGCCGGCGAGCGGCTCTTGTCCTATGCGCGACGGCTGCTGGCGCTGGCGGAGGAAGCCCGGGACGTGCTGGCCCGGCCGACCAATGAAGGCGCTGTCAGGCTCGGCATCCCCGAGGATTTCGCGGCCTATCGCCTGACCGAATTGCTGGCGAATTTTTCGCGGTCGCGGCCCGGCTTGCGGCTCGACGTGCGCGCCGACCAGAGCACGTATTTGCGCCGCGATCTCGAACGCGGCGAACTCGACCTGGCACTGTTCAAGCGCGCCGCCGGCGAGAAAGGTGGCATCGCGGTGTGGCCCGAGCGGATCCATTGGGTCACGAGCAAGGCGCATCCGATCGATCCCGCCATCCGGTCGGTGCCGCTGATCGGCTTTCCCGCCGGCTGCCTTTACCGAACCCGCGCGATTCATGCCATCGAGGCGGCAGGCCGTAGCTGGCACATGGCCTATACGAGCTCCGGCCTCGCCGGCATCCAGGCTGCGGTCGCCGCCGGACTTGGCCTCAGTATCCTGTCCGACATGGCTATCCAGGCCGACCATCGCATCTTGACGGCGAAAGAAGGCTTCGCGCCGATCGACCAGACTGAAGTGACGCTGATGGCCGCCCCCGACGCGAGCCCGGCAACGCTGCGGCTTGCCGACCACCTCGCCGAGTTCTGCGATACGGTGCAGGCGAAGGCGGCGTAA
- a CDS encoding DMT family transporter yields the protein MSLAPSVAVPRAAFNPLPIYISIFCLLWSFSFVAGKIAVTDCPPLILLAARFSLAGVLILGISALRRGAWSLSWRDVAAYAVIGLANNALYLGLGYTGLQTISAGLGGLVVSANPVFTAVFAALLLKEPLTGRKVAGLLLGIAGVTSIVWHRISVGTDSAQGIVFTLASLASIVTGTILFKLLAPKGSLWLGNGVQNLVAGVVLIPVALTFSDIGAIVPSARLIGSFAFLTLGGSILGHLLWFHLLKTCGATAASAYHFLMPPLGMLFAWMVLGEHVESRDLLGIVPVALGIYLVTRPAASPAPLRQE from the coding sequence ATGTCCCTCGCGCCGTCAGTCGCGGTTCCCCGTGCCGCCTTCAATCCGCTGCCGATCTATATCAGCATCTTCTGTCTGCTCTGGAGTTTCTCCTTTGTCGCGGGGAAGATCGCCGTCACCGATTGCCCGCCGCTCATTTTGCTCGCCGCGCGGTTCTCGCTCGCTGGTGTTCTGATCCTTGGCATTTCCGCCCTGCGCCGCGGTGCCTGGTCGCTCTCTTGGCGCGATGTCGCGGCTTACGCCGTCATCGGCCTGGCCAATAACGCGCTGTATCTCGGCCTCGGCTATACCGGCCTGCAAACCATCTCCGCCGGTCTCGGGGGCCTGGTCGTCAGCGCAAACCCGGTGTTTACGGCTGTGTTCGCAGCGCTGTTGCTGAAGGAGCCGCTCACCGGACGCAAGGTCGCCGGGCTCTTGCTTGGCATCGCCGGCGTCACCTCGATCGTCTGGCACCGCATATCGGTGGGCACCGACAGCGCACAGGGCATCGTATTCACGCTGGCATCGCTCGCGTCCATCGTGACCGGGACGATCCTGTTCAAGCTGCTGGCACCGAAGGGCAGCTTGTGGCTCGGCAACGGCGTGCAGAATCTTGTGGCCGGCGTGGTGCTGATCCCGGTGGCGCTCACGTTTTCCGATATTGGCGCGATCGTGCCGAGCGCGCGATTGATCGGTTCGTTTGCATTCCTGACATTGGGCGGTTCTATCCTCGGTCATCTGCTGTGGTTTCATCTCCTGAAGACCTGCGGCGCCACCGCTGCCAGCGCCTATCACTTCCTGATGCCGCCCCTCGGCATGCTGTTCGCCTGGATGGTGCTCGGCGAGCATGTCGAAAGTCGTGATCTCCTGGGGATCGTGCCGGTCGCCCTCGGTATCTATCTCGTCACCAGACCGGCCGCTTCACCCGCACCCTTGCGACAGGAGTAG
- a CDS encoding MBL fold metallo-hydrolase — translation MSLTITLIGGPTALIEFDGFRLLTDPTFDHPGAYKLPHVTLEKLVGPAISAAQVGAVDAVLLSHDQHSDNLDNSGRDFLRHAPRALTTIAGAKRLGGDVEGLAPWDSTELTGKDGHSLTITATPARHGPAGIEPLSGDVIGFVLSSNAPGSRPIYITGDTVWFDGVAEVARRFPAGVVLPFAGAAQTRGPFHLTMDTNDTIETARAFPDATIVPVHTDGWAHFKQTAGDLRASFDTLGFGARLRILEPGVRTLI, via the coding sequence ATGTCTCTCACCATCACTCTGATTGGCGGCCCCACCGCACTGATTGAATTCGACGGCTTCCGGCTGCTCACCGATCCGACTTTCGATCATCCGGGCGCTTACAAGCTGCCGCATGTCACGCTGGAAAAACTCGTCGGTCCCGCCATCTCCGCCGCGCAAGTCGGCGCGGTTGATGCGGTGCTGCTCAGTCACGATCAGCACTCCGATAATCTTGATAATTCCGGGCGCGATTTCCTGCGCCACGCGCCGCGCGCGCTGACAACCATTGCGGGCGCCAAGCGCCTCGGTGGGGATGTTGAAGGTCTCGCGCCATGGGACAGCACGGAGCTTACAGGCAAGGATGGTCACTCGCTGACGATCACCGCGACGCCCGCGCGTCATGGCCCGGCCGGCATCGAGCCGCTGTCGGGCGATGTCATCGGATTCGTGCTGAGCTCGAACGCGCCAGGGAGCAGGCCGATCTACATTACAGGCGACACCGTCTGGTTCGATGGTGTCGCCGAGGTTGCGCGGCGTTTTCCGGCCGGCGTGGTACTGCCCTTCGCCGGCGCGGCGCAAACCCGCGGGCCATTCCACCTCACCATGGACACCAACGACACGATCGAGACGGCGCGCGCGTTTCCCGATGCGACGATTGTGCCGGTGCACACCGACGGATGGGCGCATTTCAAACAGACCGCCGGCGACTTGCGCGCATCTTTCGATACGCTCGGCTTCGGCGCCCGTCTGCGTATCCTCGAACCGGGTGTGCGGACCTTGATCTAA
- a CDS encoding divalent metal cation transporter — protein MSDQSSEKKPDDQEEEAAGPKGFLKRLGPGLITGASDDDPSGIGTYSQAGAQLGYGIGWTMLLTFPLMVAIQEISGRVGSVTGRGISGNVCRHYPASLLHLIVSLLFIANTINIAADLGAMADATKLLVGGHGIIYVVLFGALSVGAQIFFDYKRYVSVLKWLTLCLFSYVAALAVVKVDWSAALTGILLPQITWSGSYLTTIVAILGTTISPYLFFWQASQEAEDERIDPHKAPLIERPIGAAMEFSRIRADTIVGMAFSNLIALSIIITAAATLNASGKTDIETSAQAAEALRPIAGVFAEWIFALGIVGTGLLAIPVLAGSTAYAVGEGQRWLVGLDRKPREAVAFYSVLALSAVIGIALNFTSINPISALYWSAVINGVLAVPVMVLLMVMSRRKDVMGDFVIKGPLHWLGWLSTAAMAVSVVAMVVGIFL, from the coding sequence ATGTCGGACCAGTCCAGCGAGAAGAAGCCTGATGATCAGGAGGAAGAAGCTGCTGGTCCGAAAGGCTTTCTGAAACGGCTTGGTCCTGGTCTGATCACCGGCGCTTCCGACGACGATCCTTCCGGCATCGGCACCTATAGTCAGGCCGGGGCACAACTTGGTTACGGCATCGGCTGGACCATGCTGCTGACCTTCCCGCTGATGGTCGCGATCCAGGAAATTTCCGGTCGTGTCGGTAGCGTGACCGGTCGTGGTATTTCCGGAAATGTCTGCCGGCACTATCCGGCGTCGCTGCTGCATCTCATCGTGTCGCTGCTGTTCATCGCCAACACGATCAACATCGCGGCCGATCTCGGCGCCATGGCCGATGCCACCAAGCTGCTCGTTGGAGGTCACGGCATCATCTATGTCGTTCTGTTCGGCGCGCTCTCGGTCGGCGCGCAAATCTTCTTTGACTACAAGCGCTATGTTTCGGTGCTGAAATGGCTGACGCTCTGCCTGTTCTCCTATGTCGCCGCGCTTGCGGTAGTGAAGGTCGACTGGAGCGCGGCTCTCACAGGCATCCTGCTGCCGCAAATCACCTGGAGTGGCTCGTATCTCACCACCATAGTCGCCATTCTCGGGACGACGATTTCGCCATATCTGTTCTTCTGGCAGGCCTCGCAGGAGGCGGAGGACGAACGTATCGATCCCCACAAGGCTCCGTTGATCGAGAGGCCGATTGGTGCCGCGATGGAGTTTTCGCGCATTCGGGCCGACACGATCGTCGGCATGGCATTTTCGAACCTGATCGCGCTGTCGATCATCATCACGGCTGCGGCCACACTCAATGCTTCCGGCAAGACGGATATCGAGACCTCGGCGCAGGCGGCTGAAGCCTTGCGTCCGATCGCTGGAGTATTCGCGGAGTGGATATTTGCGCTGGGCATCGTCGGCACCGGTCTGCTGGCGATCCCGGTGCTTGCGGGCTCCACTGCCTATGCCGTGGGCGAGGGCCAACGTTGGCTGGTCGGTCTTGATCGTAAACCGCGCGAAGCCGTGGCGTTCTACTCGGTGCTGGCACTGTCCGCCGTGATCGGGATCGCGCTGAATTTCACCTCGATCAACCCGATCTCGGCGCTGTACTGGAGCGCGGTCATCAACGGTGTGCTCGCCGTACCGGTGATGGTGCTGCTGATGGTGATGTCGCGCCGCAAGGATGTGATGGGCGATTTTGTGATCAAGGGGCCGCTGCACTGGCTCGGTTGGCTGTCGACGGCAGCAATGGCCGTCAGTGTGGTGGCGATGGTGGTGGGGATATTTTTGTAG
- a CDS encoding TIGR02186 family protein, producing MIRALPIIAALGIGMLAPARAEQLIVSVSNHRVTVTPNYAGEELVLFGAVEKDDKTPPGRNNYNLVVTVNGPRTDLTTRRKERRFGIWINTDSRQFLQVPSYLAVFSNRPMDAIAPADIQRRQQLGINNVLLTQRVGTDYADVVATDPFRSAFVRLRKEHGLYREETSAVTFLTPTLFRTSIPLPAEVPIGTYDVEIKLFADGALISKAETAFDIVKVGFEQFVANAARNHGFIYGLLTAAMALMSGWAASIVFRRD from the coding sequence ATGATACGCGCGCTCCCGATCATCGCCGCACTCGGCATCGGAATGCTCGCCCCGGCCCGCGCCGAGCAACTGATCGTCTCGGTGTCGAACCATCGCGTGACCGTAACGCCGAATTATGCCGGCGAGGAACTGGTGCTGTTCGGCGCTGTCGAGAAAGACGACAAGACACCGCCCGGCCGCAACAACTACAATCTCGTCGTCACCGTCAACGGACCGCGCACCGACCTCACGACCCGGCGCAAGGAACGTCGCTTCGGCATCTGGATCAACACGGATTCGCGCCAGTTCCTGCAGGTGCCCTCCTATCTCGCCGTGTTTTCCAACCGTCCTATGGACGCCATCGCGCCTGCCGACATTCAGCGCCGCCAGCAACTCGGAATCAACAACGTCCTGCTGACCCAGCGCGTCGGCACCGACTATGCCGACGTCGTGGCCACAGACCCGTTCCGGAGCGCCTTTGTGCGACTGCGCAAGGAACATGGACTGTATCGCGAGGAAACCTCAGCGGTCACATTCCTGACACCGACACTGTTCCGAACCAGCATTCCGCTGCCTGCCGAGGTGCCCATCGGAACCTACGATGTCGAGATCAAACTGTTCGCCGACGGTGCGCTGATCTCGAAAGCCGAGACGGCGTTCGATATCGTCAAGGTCGGCTTCGAGCAGTTCGTCGCCAATGCCGCGCGCAATCACGGTTTCATCTACGGGCTGCTCACCGCCGCGATGGCGCTGATGTCCGGCTGGGCCGCGTCGATCGTGTTCAGGCGGGATTAA
- a CDS encoding TetR/AcrR family transcriptional regulator, producing the protein MDDQLTKDRLTRSAWLDHGLRILARQGADALKVGALATGLNVSRGSFYWHFKDISEFRLQLLQRWQERTTDQVIEGIDTSIVGAARLTHLMKLAFNEDRSLDRAIRAMASTDADVAKMVASVDARRVGYMAKWLIEAGVESQRALPRAEFLYWAYIGQSAVMDPRHSAITELDVDDLSALFTR; encoded by the coding sequence ATGGATGACCAACTGACCAAAGACCGCCTGACCCGTTCGGCCTGGCTCGATCACGGGCTGAGGATCCTCGCGCGGCAGGGCGCCGACGCGCTGAAGGTCGGCGCGCTGGCCACCGGACTGAACGTCTCACGCGGCAGTTTCTATTGGCATTTCAAGGATATATCGGAGTTTCGGCTGCAGCTTCTGCAGCGTTGGCAGGAGCGGACGACCGATCAGGTGATCGAGGGGATCGATACGTCGATCGTGGGCGCCGCACGCCTGACCCATCTGATGAAGCTCGCTTTCAACGAAGACCGCAGCCTGGACCGTGCCATCCGCGCCATGGCCTCGACTGACGCAGACGTCGCCAAAATGGTCGCCTCGGTCGATGCCAGACGCGTTGGTTATATGGCGAAATGGCTGATCGAGGCCGGGGTGGAAAGCCAGCGGGCGCTGCCCCGTGCCGAATTTCTTTACTGGGCCTATATCGGCCAGTCCGCCGTCATGGACCCGCGCCACAGCGCCATCACCGAACTGGATGTCGACGATTTGAGTGCGCTGTTTACGCGCTGA
- a CDS encoding nuclear transport factor 2 family protein, with amino-acid sequence MSVSGLDRWYSFMRSHDRAMLWDLLHPDAVFESPVVHAPQRGREIVFKYLTTAEKVLGGPGFAYKGEWRSDNGAVLEFENEIEGIKINGVDMITFADDGRITHFKVMVRPLKAINLLHRLMGEELARQ; translated from the coding sequence ATGAGCGTGAGCGGCCTCGATAGATGGTACAGCTTCATGCGGTCTCATGACCGGGCGATGCTGTGGGACCTGCTGCATCCGGATGCCGTGTTCGAAAGCCCGGTCGTGCATGCGCCGCAGCGTGGCCGTGAGATCGTGTTCAAGTATCTGACGACTGCAGAGAAAGTGCTGGGTGGCCCCGGCTTCGCTTACAAAGGCGAATGGCGCAGCGACAACGGCGCGGTGCTCGAATTCGAGAACGAGATCGAAGGCATCAAGATCAATGGCGTCGACATGATCACCTTCGCCGATGATGGACGCATTACCCACTTCAAGGTGATGGTCAGGCCGCTCAAGGCCATCAACCTGTTGCACCGGTTGATGGGCGAGGAATTGGCGCGGCAATGA